A single window of Sparus aurata chromosome 12, fSpaAur1.1, whole genome shotgun sequence DNA harbors:
- the itga1 gene encoding integrin alpha-1, which yields MLGIRHRFTLTALAAAALLACVLSFNVDQKNGLSFDGPLEDMFGYTVQQFENSEGKWVLIGSPLSGQPARRTGDVYKCPVGRENNKCVKLELPKNTTVPNLHEVKENMTMGTTLVTNPSGGFLACGPQYGYMCGQQQYISGVCANVSSSFQVLNSMAPAVQECAKELDIVIVLDGSNSIYPWSSIVDFLQRFIANINIGPKLSQVGIVSYGLDVTHRVNLSQFENTQDLLNFVKDLPQQTGFKTMTFLGIDTARKEAFMLERGARPGAKKVMVIVTDGESHDFYNQKKVIEDCEEDDIERFGIAVLGDYNRQNKSADEVHKFIKEIESISSEPLHDHFFNVSDEVALLTIVDALGSKIFALEATTGNFTSSFEMEMSQAGFSAHTSKEAVLLGAVGAYEWNGNVVMHTAGETIVPGKTEFYDPNAEAMYERLAGYIGYDVQSASTRAGELYITGAPRYNHTGRVFIYRLNEENKIVVSQILKGEQIGSYFGSVLQTVDVDGDSYTDILLVGSPMYMGTERNEQGQVYVYKLNQDGQFEHEFTLKPVNQSCCTAHSDSCTNKNEPCGARFGTAIAAITDLNLDGYNDVAIGAPFENDHRGAVYIYHGDKNSLKEKYVQRIPAGGDGEKVKFFGQSIHGVMDLNGDGITDVTIGGLGGASLFWSRDVAELRANMTFNPVKINMQQAQCEHNGRKSVCVKTEVCFAYSIKSDQPTSKNATEIRYDLTLDALRAKARASFINTDDKSDRRITRTFTIKDGERKCVDETFMMVARPDFRDPLMVSLEFGLAEQDKGPVLDESLPRSINKTIPLVDCGSDEKCIADLSLKAEPSVKRMLIKSKNDKIDVNINIRNSKDNAYNTKVTLSFTPNINYKKVEPEKGCSLNHTTVECAVGYPFLGKNLEEDFRVIFEVSPQFIQEVIQINVTATSDSEELASTLHDNSVLISIPVKYEAGLIFSVQPQDEHVEVREGETYSSEFNDTKMIGEEVNITYKVMKSGDMVIPPIDLTVTYPRLSPWKNDLLYLTHVATSPGVNCDASSLINPHQINPKVYHPNPKKETLSVFLLSCENLECASFTCSIPEAAVSQVNVTFRVWKPTFIKGEFTSLHMLVTGNLMIKNTDLFQLSSSDRTRSVKIQVSKETSGGIPFWIIIISILIGLLILALVIFALWKMGFFKRKSRDYSKEEMMD from the exons GGTTCTGATTGGGTCGCCGCTGTCGGGTCAGCCTGCCAGACGGACTGGAGACGTCTACAAGTGTCCTGTTGGGAGGGAGAACAACAAGTGTGTCAAACTGGAGCTGCCCA aaaacacaacagtccCGAACTTACACGAAGTCAAGGAGAACATGACCATGGGAACCACACTGGTGACCAATCCCAGCGGAGGCTTTCTG GCCTGTGGTCCTCAGTACGGCTACATGTGCGGGCAGCAGCAGTATATCTCGGGAGTCTGCGCGAATGTCAGCTCTTCCTTCCAGGTCCTTAACTCCATGGCACCGGCCGTGCAAG AGTGTGCGAAGGAGCTGGACATTGTGATCGTCCTGGATGGATCCAACAGCATCTACCCCTGGAGCAGCATCGTGGATTTCCTGCAGCGATTCATCGCGAACATTAACATCGGGCCTAAACTCTCACAG gtgGGCATCGTGTCCTACGGTCTGGATGTGACTCACCGTGTCAACCTGAGCCAGTTCGAAAACACTCAAGACCTGCTGAACTTCGTCAAAGACCTTCCTCAGCAGACCGGCTTCAAGACCATGACGTTCCTGGGCATTGACACTGCCAG GAAAGAGGCCTTCATGCTGGAGCGCGGTGCGCGACCAGGGGCCAAGAAAGTCATGGTGATTGTGACCGATGGAGAGTCACACGACTTCTACAATCAGAAAAAGGTCATCGAAGACTGTGAAGAAGATGACATCGAGAGGTTTGGCATTGCT GTTTTGGGAGACTACAATCGTCAGAACAAAAGTGCAGATGAAGTGCATAAGTTCATCAAGGAGATTGAGTCCATCTCCAGCGAGCCGTTACATGATCACTTCTTCAACGTGTCCGATGAGGTGGCCTTGCTGACCATTGTGGACGCTTTGGGAAGCAAGATTTTTGCCTTGGAAG CTACGACTGGCAATTTCACCTCCTCCTTTGAGATGGAGATGTCCCAGGCTGGCTTTAGTGCACACACATCCAAA GAGGCTGTGttactgggagcagtgggagcgtATGAGTGGAACGGGAACGTGGTGATGCACACTGCCGGAGAAACGATCGTTCCAGGAAAGACCGAGTTCTACGACCCAAATGCTGAGGCCATGTATGAACGTCTTGCTGGCTATATCG GCTACGATGTCCAGTCAGCATCCACCCGTGCTGGAGAGCTGTACATCACAGGTGCACCGCGGTACAACCACACAGGCCGGGTCTTTATTTATCGCCTGAacgaagaaaacaaaattgTCGTCTCACAGATACTGAAAGGAGAACAG ATCGGGTCCTACTTTGGCAGCGTGCTGCAGACCGTTGACGTGGATGGCGACTCCTACACGGATATCCTCTTGGTCGGATCGCCGATGTACATGGGCACAGAAAGAAATGAGCAGGGACAAGTCTACGTGTACAAACTCAACCAG GATGGCCAGTTTGAGCACGAGTTCACTTTAAAGCCTGTCAATCAGTCCTGTTGTACTGCCCACTCAGACAGCTGCACCAATAAAAATGAACCATGCGGTGCCCGGTTTGGTACGGCCATCGCAGCCATAACAGATCTCAACCTTGACGGGTACAACGATGTAGCGATCGGTGCTCCTTTTGAGAACGACCACCGAGGGGCCGTCTACATCTACCATGGAGATAAGAACTCGCTGAAGGAGAAATATGTACAG CGTATCCCTGCAGGTGGGGACGGCGAAAAGGTGAAATTCTTCGGTCAGTCCATACATGGAGTCATGGATCTGAATGGAGATGGAATCACCGATGTGACCATAGGCGGTCTGGGAGGGGCTTCGCTATTCTG GTCCAGAGATGTCGCCGAGCTCCGTGCCAACATGACGTTCAACCCTGTTAAAATCAACATGCAGCAGGCTCAGTGTGAACACAACGGACgcaaatcagtgtgtgtgaaaactgAGGTGTGTTTCGCCTACAGCATCAAATCTGACCAGCCGACCTCAAAAAACGCAACAG AGATTCGCTATGATCTGACTCTGGACGCTCTGCGTGCAAAAGCCAGGGCCTCATTTATTAACACGGATGATAAAAGCGATCGCAGGATTACCAGGACCTTCACCAtcaaagacggagagagaaaatgcGTGGATGAAACCTTCATGATGGTG GCCCGGCCCGACTTCCGAGACCCTCTCATGGTGTCTCTGGAGTTTGGACTGGCTGAGCAGGACAAAGGCCCCGTCTTGGATGAAAGCCTTCCCAGATCCATCAATAAGACG ATTCCCTTGGTGGACTGCGGGAGCGACGAGAAGTGCATTGCTGACCTCTCTCTCAAAGCGGAGCCCAGTGTAAAAAG GATGCTGATCAAATCCAAAAATGACAAGATTGACGTGAACATCAACATCAGGAACAGCAAAGACAACGCGTACAACACGAAAGTCACCCTCAGCTTCACGCCCAACATCAACTATAAGAAAGTAGAG CCGGAGAAGGGCTGCAGTCTGAATCACACCACAGTGGAGTGTGCCGTTGGATACCCCTTCTTAGGAAAAAATTTAGAG GAAGATTTCAGAGTCATATTTGAGGTCAGTCCTCAGTTCATTCAGGAGGTGATTCAGATCAACGTGACGGCTACCAG tgacAGTGAAGAGTTGGCGTCTACCCTCCATGACAACTCGGTGCTAATCTCCATCCCTGTGAAGTACGAAGCCGGACTCATATTCTCAGT ACAACCACAGGACGAACATGTTGAAGTAAGAGAGGGTGAAACGTATTCCAGTGAGTTCAATGACACCAAGATGATTGGAGAGGAGGTCAACATCACCTACAAG GTGATGAAGTCAGGTGATATGGTGATTCCGCCCATTGACCTCACGGTGACGTATCCACGTCTGTCTCCTTGGAAGAACGACTTACTGTACCTGACACATGTCGCCACAAGCCCAGGg gtgaaCTGTGACGCATCGAGTTTGATCAACCCTCATCAAATTAACCCAAAAGTTTATCATCCCAAcccaaagaaagaaacactCAGTGTCTTCCTACTG AGCTGTGAAAACCTCGAATGTGCATCGTTTACCTGCTCCATCCCCGAGGCTGCAGTCAGTCAGGTCAACGTCACATTCAGAGTGTGGAAGCCGACGTTCATCAAG ggCGAGTTtaccagtctgcacatgttggTGACCGGCAACCTGATGATCAAAAACACAGACCTGTTtcaactgagcagcagtgacagGACCAGGAGT GTGAAGATCCAGGTTTCCAAGGAGACCTCGGGAGGGATCCCTTTttggatcatcatcatcagcatcctGATAGGACTGCTGATATTAGCACTCGTCATCTTCGCTCTCTGGAAG ATGGGCTTCTTCAAGAGAAAATCCAGGGACTACTCGAAGGAGGAAATGATGGACTGA